The following coding sequences lie in one Flavobacterium cyclinae genomic window:
- a CDS encoding helix-turn-helix domain-containing protein, protein MTTLFIKNMVCNRCIMVVQNELDKLDFDVKNIKLGEVMLAKEPTPEEKSNLDKVLIPLGFEIIDDKKSRIIEQIKNIIIDLVHHQDNDIKTNLSDVLSSKLYHDYNYLSNLFSEVEGTTIEKYFIAQKIEKVKELLVYDELSLSEIAFRLNYSSVAYLSNQFKKVTGLTPSHFKQIKVDKRKPVDSL, encoded by the coding sequence ATGACAACACTCTTTATTAAAAATATGGTTTGCAACCGTTGTATTATGGTGGTGCAAAATGAATTGGATAAATTGGACTTTGATGTAAAGAATATCAAATTAGGGGAAGTTATGCTTGCCAAAGAACCCACACCCGAAGAAAAAAGCAATTTAGATAAGGTTTTAATTCCATTGGGTTTTGAAATCATTGACGATAAAAAAAGCCGTATCATTGAGCAGATAAAGAATATAATTATTGACTTGGTACATCATCAGGACAACGATATTAAAACCAATCTTTCAGATGTATTAAGCAGTAAGTTATACCACGATTATAATTATTTATCCAACCTTTTTTCAGAAGTAGAGGGTACAACCATTGAAAAATATTTTATTGCCCAGAAGATAGAAAAGGTAAAAGAACTATTGGTATATGATGAATTGTCTTTGAGTGAAATTGCCTTTCGTCTGAACTATTCGAGTGTGGCGTATTTAAGCAATCAATTCAAAAAAGTAACAGGGCTAACACCGAGCCATTTCAAACAAATAAAGGTAGATAAAAGGAAGCCGGTAGACAGTTTGTAA